In one window of Brassica rapa cultivar Chiifu-401-42 chromosome A07, CAAS_Brap_v3.01, whole genome shotgun sequence DNA:
- the LOC103828720 gene encoding adenylate isopentenyltransferase 7, mitochondrial, translating into MKFSISAMKQVQPILSFKNKLSMVNVNSFLRPQEKVVFVMGATGSGKSRLAIDLATRFQTEIINSDKIQVYKGLDVLTNKVTPQECRGVPHHLLGVFDSEAGNLTATDFCRLASQEISTLSANNKLPIVAGGSNSYIEALANHSSGFLLNKYQCCFIWVDVSLPVLNSFVSKRVDRMMEAGLLEEVREVHDPKADYSVGIRRAIGVPELHEYLCYESLVDRGTQRKMLDAAVKKIKENTEILACRQLLKIQRLSKKWKLSMHRVDATEVFLKRTEEEADEAWENLVARQTKRIVDKFCDNQVMKNDDVEHCLTSIGAASYGGGSGSRAHNMV; encoded by the coding sequence ATGAAGTTCTCAATCTCAGCAATGAAGCAGGTACAACCAATCTTAAGCTTCAAGAACAAACTCTCGATGGTCAACGTCAATTCTTTCCTCCGTCCCCAAGAAAAAGTCGTCTTCGTGATGGGAGCCACTGGTTCCGGTAAGTCCCGGCTCGCCATCGACCTAGCAACTAGGTTTCAGACAGAGATCATAAACTCCGACAAGATCCAAGTTTACAAGGGCCTCGACGTCCTTACAAATAAAGTAACACCTCAAGAATGCCGAGGCGTGCCTCACCACTTGCTCGGAGTGTTTGACTCCGAAGCTGGCAACCTAACGGCCACCGACTTCTGCCGCCTTGCGTCACAAGAAATCTCAACACTCTCGGCTAACAACAAGCTTCCTATCGTAGCCGGTGGATCAAACTCATACATCGAAGCACTTGCGAATCATTCGTCTGGATTCTTGTTAAACAAGTACCAATGCTGTTTTATTTGGGTCGACGTTTCCTTACCGGTTCTTAACTCATTCGTCTCAAAACGTGTCGATCGCATGATGGAAGCAGGATTACTCGAGGAAGTAAGAGAAGTACACGATCCGAAAGCTGATTATTCTGTCGGGATACGACGAGCTATCGGTGTCCCCGAGCTTCACGAGTACTTATGCTACGAATCTCTAGTGGACCGTGGTACACAGAGAAAGATGCTTGACGCAGCGGttaaaaagattaaagagaacACAGAGATTCTAGCTTGTCGACAGTTACTTAAAATTCAACGTCTGAGCAAGAAGTGGAAGTTGTCTATGCACCGCGTGGACGCAACGGAAGTGTTCTTGAAACGTACCGAGGAAGAAGCAGACGAGGCTTGGGAGAATCTAGTAGCGAGACAGACCAAGAGAATAGTTGATAAGTTCTGCGATAACCAAGTGATGAAAAATGATGATGTTGAGCACTGTTTGACCTCCATTGGAGCGGCGTCTTACGGCGGAGGAAGTGGAAGTAGGGCTCACAATATGGTATGA